From a single Couchioplanes caeruleus genomic region:
- a CDS encoding TetR/AcrR family transcriptional regulator yields the protein MPVPRGRPPARTRPQVVAAAIAVADAEGLEALTMRRLAAELGAGPMSLYTYVRDKEELVDLMVDQVSEFDPALGEPDLLGLLGWQRDLMLRHPWLPSTLPDRRLGGPNLLGYLERGLTALEPTGLPGAAKMEILALLTGFVAGYVTNELARARAGVTDAERVQEHVTALREAVAGGAYPRLAAVLAEGGPVTPPAFEDVARRMIAGLVG from the coding sequence GTGCCCGTGCCCAGAGGCCGCCCGCCCGCGCGTACCCGGCCACAGGTCGTCGCGGCCGCGATCGCCGTGGCCGACGCGGAGGGTCTGGAGGCGCTGACCATGCGCCGGCTGGCCGCCGAGCTGGGGGCCGGGCCGATGTCGCTGTACACGTACGTGCGCGACAAGGAGGAGCTGGTCGACCTGATGGTCGACCAGGTCAGCGAGTTCGACCCGGCGCTGGGCGAGCCGGACCTGCTCGGCCTGCTCGGCTGGCAACGCGACCTGATGCTGCGGCACCCCTGGCTGCCCTCCACCCTGCCCGACCGCCGCCTCGGCGGACCGAACCTGCTGGGCTACCTGGAACGCGGCCTGACCGCGCTGGAGCCGACGGGCCTGCCGGGCGCGGCGAAGATGGAGATCCTCGCGCTGCTGACCGGCTTCGTCGCCGGCTACGTGACCAACGAACTCGCCCGGGCCCGCGCCGGGGTGACCGACGCCGAACGGGTGCAGGAGCACGTCACCGCGCTGCGGGAGGCGGTGGCCGGCGGCGCGTACCCCCGGCTCGCCGCGGTGCTCGCCGAGGGCGGACCGGTGACCCCGCCGGCCTTCGAGGACGTCGCCCGGCGCATGATCGCGGGCCTCGTCGGGTAG
- a CDS encoding NUDIX domain-containing protein — MIPALHDLVSALRPYDELEAAHRADTLAWLAGTDDVRRRVKPATPPRHLVSYVVPVDPGTGDVLLVDHRNARLWLPPGGHVEPGEDPAATARRELLEELGVTGAASEPVFLTVTRTVGVDAGHTDVSLWYVATVGRDEPLRADEGEFAAVRWWTRAELAAADPARFDPHLGRFLAKTATAAR, encoded by the coding sequence ATGATTCCCGCGCTGCACGACCTGGTGTCCGCCCTGCGGCCGTACGACGAGCTCGAGGCGGCGCACCGGGCGGACACCCTGGCCTGGCTGGCCGGCACGGACGACGTCCGCCGCCGGGTCAAGCCGGCCACTCCCCCGCGTCACCTGGTGTCGTACGTGGTCCCGGTCGATCCGGGCACCGGCGATGTGCTGCTGGTCGACCACCGCAACGCGCGGCTCTGGCTGCCGCCGGGCGGGCACGTCGAACCGGGCGAGGACCCCGCCGCGACGGCCCGCCGCGAGCTCCTCGAGGAGCTCGGCGTGACCGGCGCCGCCTCCGAGCCGGTCTTCCTCACGGTGACGCGGACGGTCGGCGTGGACGCCGGCCACACCGACGTCAGCCTCTGGTACGTGGCCACCGTCGGCCGCGACGAACCGTTGAGGGCGGACGAGGGCGAGTTCGCCGCGGTCCGCTGGTGGACGCGGGCGGAACTCGCGGCCGCCGATCCGGCCCGGTTCGACCCGCACCTCGGCCGGTTCCTCGCCAAGACCGCCACCGCAGCGCGGTAG
- a CDS encoding VOC family protein, with product MINLDATDPAAQAAFYSGVLGWDVQHSQAEYAMIGDGSTSIGFGQVPGYSGPGWPQETAPKRYHLDFYVDDLDEAEQEALALGATKPGEQPQPERWRVLLDPEGHPFDICLRS from the coding sequence ATGATCAACCTGGATGCCACCGACCCGGCGGCGCAGGCGGCCTTCTACTCCGGCGTCCTCGGCTGGGACGTCCAGCACAGCCAGGCCGAGTACGCCATGATCGGCGACGGCTCGACCAGCATCGGCTTCGGCCAGGTGCCCGGCTACTCGGGCCCCGGCTGGCCGCAGGAGACCGCACCGAAGCGCTACCACCTCGACTTCTACGTCGACGACCTGGACGAGGCCGAGCAGGAGGCGCTCGCCCTGGGCGCAACCAAGCCGGGCGAGCAGCCGCAGCCGGAGCGCTGGCGGGTGCTGCTCGACCCGGAGGGCCACCCGTTCGACATCTGCCTGCGTTCCTGA
- a CDS encoding ABC transporter ATP-binding protein: MTPAIRTEALTKRYRRRPALDDCTIAVPAGRVAGLVGPNGAGKSTLLGLVCGMIAPTGGSIEVLGHRPAADAGQLSRVGFVAQDAPVYGGLTVAEHLRLGARLNPGWDAGLAERRIRLQGLDPGQKAGSLSGGERAQLALTVAAAKRADLLVLDEPVAALDPLARRGFLRDLLDVVDELGVSVVLSSHLLGDLEQVCDHLIVLAGGRVQISGDVADLLAAHHRIAGGLEDRPAGAELIHAERTPGALSMIVRSPGPVPGGEAVGLEDLTLAYLTRATTAGPAVPVTGAFR; encoded by the coding sequence ATGACGCCGGCCATCCGTACCGAGGCCCTGACCAAACGCTATCGGCGCCGCCCGGCGCTGGACGACTGCACGATCGCGGTTCCCGCCGGACGCGTCGCCGGGCTGGTCGGTCCCAACGGTGCCGGCAAGTCGACGCTCCTCGGGCTGGTCTGCGGGATGATCGCGCCGACCGGCGGGAGCATCGAGGTGCTCGGTCACCGGCCGGCCGCCGACGCCGGTCAGCTGTCCCGGGTCGGGTTCGTCGCGCAGGACGCACCGGTCTACGGGGGGCTGACCGTGGCCGAACACCTGCGGCTCGGCGCCCGGCTGAACCCGGGATGGGACGCCGGCCTCGCCGAGCGGCGGATCCGGTTGCAAGGGCTCGATCCAGGGCAGAAGGCCGGCTCGCTCTCCGGTGGCGAGCGTGCCCAGCTGGCTCTCACGGTGGCCGCCGCGAAGCGGGCCGATCTGCTCGTGCTCGACGAGCCGGTGGCGGCTCTGGACCCGCTCGCCCGGCGCGGGTTCCTGCGGGACCTGCTCGACGTCGTCGACGAGCTCGGCGTCAGCGTCGTGCTCTCCTCGCACCTGCTCGGCGACCTGGAGCAGGTGTGCGATCACCTGATCGTCCTGGCCGGCGGACGCGTGCAGATCTCCGGCGACGTCGCCGACCTGCTCGCGGCCCACCACCGGATCGCGGGCGGCCTGGAGGACCGGCCGGCCGGGGCCGAGCTGATCCACGCCGAGCGGACCCCGGGCGCCCTCTCCATGATCGTCCGATCACCCGGGCCGGTCCCCGGCGGCGAGGCGGTCGGCCTCGAGGATCTGACCCTCGCCTACCTGACCCGGGCCACCACCGCCGGCCCAGCCGTACCCGTGACGGGAGCGTTCCGATGA
- a CDS encoding CocE/NonD family hydrolase, giving the protein MRRRTRASAPYDVEWEPGLEVPAADGTVLVTDHYAPVTDAECPVLLVRSAYGRGFPWNSLFGTAFAGQGFRVLIQSTRGTGGSGGRFHLWRNEAADGQATVEWMRKQEWFPGAFATIGPSYLSYVQWALGLDPPPEWRAAVMQGPAHDFYDAMHPDGHCTFRLELALISGTAFFHQAGGQGAYLRALLRLARHLRHAVRGVPLLASYRRALGGRRQEFEDWVSHPYPDDLIWAGADAGPAADRMTAPVSLVTGWHDLALGQTLRQYARLRRAGREPTLMIGPWTHTSMFDRGRAEVTADALDHLRVHLLGRGERSRKVRVHIGGEWRELPEWPPPSTPARFHLRPGGGLGELAAGATSFRYDPRDPTPSFAGQLQSRTAGARDNRRLEARPDVRTFTTGSLPEALEIMGTPTADLYAAGSTGHFDLFVRLCDVDPQGRSVNVCDGFTRLTPDHADEDVVHIPLGAAGHRFAAGHRIRLQVSGGAHPRFARNYGTGEPLATATRLVATTTTVHHGPAHPSALTLPVV; this is encoded by the coding sequence ATGCGCCGGCGCACCCGGGCGTCCGCTCCCTACGACGTCGAGTGGGAGCCCGGCCTCGAGGTGCCCGCCGCCGACGGGACTGTGCTCGTCACCGACCACTACGCACCGGTCACCGACGCGGAATGCCCCGTGCTGCTGGTGCGCAGCGCGTACGGCCGCGGCTTCCCGTGGAACTCGCTGTTCGGCACGGCCTTCGCCGGACAGGGGTTCCGGGTGCTGATCCAGAGCACCCGCGGCACGGGCGGGTCCGGCGGCCGGTTCCACCTGTGGCGCAACGAGGCCGCCGACGGGCAGGCGACCGTCGAGTGGATGCGCAAGCAGGAGTGGTTCCCGGGCGCGTTCGCGACGATCGGCCCCAGCTACCTGAGCTACGTGCAGTGGGCGCTCGGGCTGGACCCGCCGCCGGAGTGGCGCGCCGCGGTCATGCAGGGGCCGGCGCACGACTTCTACGACGCCATGCACCCCGACGGGCACTGCACGTTCCGGCTCGAACTGGCCCTGATCAGCGGGACGGCGTTCTTCCACCAGGCGGGCGGGCAGGGGGCGTACCTGCGCGCGCTCCTGCGGCTGGCCCGGCACCTGCGGCACGCCGTCCGCGGGGTGCCGCTGCTCGCTTCCTACCGGCGCGCGCTCGGCGGGCGGCGGCAGGAGTTCGAGGACTGGGTGAGCCACCCGTACCCGGACGATCTGATCTGGGCCGGCGCCGACGCCGGGCCGGCGGCGGACCGGATGACCGCGCCCGTCAGCCTGGTCACCGGCTGGCACGACCTGGCGCTCGGCCAGACCCTGCGGCAGTACGCCCGGCTGCGCCGCGCCGGCCGGGAACCCACGCTGATGATCGGCCCCTGGACCCATACGTCCATGTTCGACCGGGGCCGGGCCGAGGTGACGGCCGACGCGCTGGACCACCTGCGGGTGCACCTTCTCGGCCGGGGCGAGCGGTCCAGGAAGGTGCGGGTCCACATCGGGGGCGAGTGGCGGGAGCTGCCGGAATGGCCGCCGCCCAGCACCCCGGCCCGGTTCCATCTGCGCCCCGGCGGCGGCCTCGGGGAGCTCGCCGCCGGCGCGACCAGCTTCCGCTACGACCCGCGCGACCCGACGCCGTCGTTCGCCGGGCAGCTGCAGTCGCGCACGGCCGGCGCGCGCGACAACCGGCGCCTGGAGGCGCGCCCGGACGTGCGGACCTTCACCACCGGGTCGTTGCCCGAGGCCCTGGAGATCATGGGTACGCCCACAGCCGACCTGTACGCGGCGGGCAGCACCGGCCACTTCGACCTGTTCGTGCGCCTGTGCGACGTGGACCCGCAGGGCCGCTCGGTGAACGTGTGCGACGGCTTCACGCGGCTCACGCCCGACCACGCCGACGAGGACGTCGTGCACATCCCCCTCGGCGCGGCCGGGCACCGCTTCGCCGCCGGCCACCGGATCCGGCTGCAGGTCAGCGGCGGCGCGCATCCCCGCTTCGCCCGCAACTACGGCACGGGTGAGCCCCTGGCCACCGCCACGCGCCTGGTCGCCACGACGACGACCGTGCACCACGGCCCGGCCCATCCGTCCGCCCTCACGCTGCCGGTGGTTTGA
- a CDS encoding response regulator transcription factor: protein MRVLVVEDQPDLADSVARVLRREGMAVDVAYDGGAALERATVVEYDVVVLDRDLPVVHGDDVCRELVGRGSPSRVLMLTASGTVAHRVEGLGLGADDYLAKPFAYAELVARIRAVARRSQPATPPVLVHGDLRLDPAQRTATRAGARLPLSPKEFAVLEYLMGCGSRVVSAEELLDRVWDEAADPFTTTVKATVNRLRAKLGEPPVIETVPRAGYRI from the coding sequence ATGCGCGTACTCGTGGTCGAGGACCAGCCGGACCTCGCCGACTCCGTGGCCCGGGTGCTGCGGCGCGAGGGCATGGCTGTCGACGTCGCGTACGACGGCGGAGCGGCGCTCGAGCGGGCGACCGTGGTGGAGTACGACGTCGTCGTCCTCGACCGGGACCTGCCCGTGGTGCACGGCGACGACGTGTGCCGCGAGCTGGTCGGCCGCGGGTCACCGAGCCGGGTGCTCATGCTGACCGCCTCGGGCACCGTCGCGCACCGGGTGGAAGGGCTCGGCCTGGGCGCCGACGACTACCTGGCCAAGCCGTTCGCGTATGCCGAACTGGTCGCGCGGATCCGCGCGGTGGCCCGGCGCTCACAGCCTGCGACACCGCCCGTCCTGGTCCACGGCGATCTCCGCCTCGATCCGGCACAGCGGACCGCGACCCGGGCCGGGGCGCGCCTCCCGCTGAGCCCCAAGGAGTTCGCCGTCCTGGAGTACCTGATGGGCTGCGGCAGCCGGGTGGTGTCGGCGGAGGAACTGCTCGACCGTGTCTGGGACGAGGCCGCGGACCCGTTCACCACCACGGTGAAGGCCACGGTGAACCGGTTGCGGGCCAAGCTCGGTGAGCCGCCGGTCATCGAGACCGTGCCACGGGCCGGATACCGGATCTGA
- a CDS encoding sensor histidine kinase: MRLRQHPLRLRLTVLYCLVSVASSTVLLIIMWALARGLDRGAPPAPPPVPRLPVPPGGRPPLPPPPVAPLPGGGPTAERLVEPLIALAIMAVLSLLLGWFIAGRVLRPVLTMTGRLRRISDRNVHERLALPGPRTELKDLADTVDGLLARLADALDAHKRFVANAAHEMRTPLTVERALLEEPLIDPDAGLESFRSNFERLLAISDQRGHLLESLLTLATSEHGPVADEVVDLAALAELTLRERAPEVERYGLRLQTSLRPARVPGDQMLLGRLLVNLCDNAIHHNTPGGTVEVGVRRDAGGVVLSVANDGEIIPVGEVDRLFEPFQRLHRTADAGHHGLGLSIVRAIARAHEATLTARPRPRGGLVVEVAFPATRT, encoded by the coding sequence ATGCGACTGCGGCAGCATCCCCTGCGGCTCCGGCTCACGGTGCTCTACTGCCTGGTCTCGGTGGCGTCGAGCACGGTTCTGCTGATCATCATGTGGGCCCTGGCCCGCGGCCTCGATCGCGGTGCGCCACCGGCTCCGCCACCGGTGCCGCGGCTGCCCGTGCCGCCCGGCGGGCGGCCGCCTCTTCCCCCGCCGCCCGTGGCACCGCTGCCCGGCGGCGGCCCGACGGCCGAACGGCTGGTGGAGCCCTTGATCGCGCTGGCCATCATGGCCGTGCTGTCGCTGCTGCTGGGCTGGTTCATCGCCGGTCGCGTGCTGCGCCCGGTGCTGACCATGACCGGGCGGCTGCGCCGCATCTCCGATCGCAACGTGCACGAGCGGCTGGCCCTGCCCGGGCCCCGCACCGAACTGAAGGACCTCGCCGACACCGTCGACGGGCTCCTCGCCCGCCTGGCGGACGCGCTCGACGCGCACAAGCGGTTCGTCGCCAACGCCGCGCACGAGATGCGTACGCCCCTGACCGTCGAACGGGCGCTGCTGGAGGAACCGCTGATCGACCCGGACGCCGGGCTAGAGTCGTTCCGCTCGAACTTCGAGCGGCTCCTGGCCATCAGCGACCAGCGCGGCCACCTGCTGGAGTCGCTGCTGACCCTGGCCACCAGCGAGCACGGCCCGGTCGCCGACGAGGTGGTCGACCTCGCCGCCCTGGCGGAGCTGACGCTGCGGGAGCGCGCTCCCGAGGTCGAGCGGTACGGGCTGCGCCTGCAGACCTCGCTGCGGCCGGCCCGGGTGCCGGGTGACCAGATGCTGCTGGGCCGCTTGCTGGTCAACCTCTGCGACAACGCGATCCACCACAACACCCCCGGCGGCACGGTCGAGGTCGGGGTCCGACGCGATGCCGGGGGCGTGGTGCTCTCGGTGGCCAACGACGGCGAGATCATCCCGGTCGGCGAGGTGGACCGGCTGTTCGAGCCGTTCCAGCGGCTGCACCGTACGGCCGACGCCGGGCATCACGGCCTGGGCTTGTCGATTGTGCGCGCGATCGCCCGGGCCCACGAGGCGACACTCACCGCACGGCCGCGTCCCCGTGGCGGGCTCGTCGTCGAGGTGGCGTTCCCGGCCACGCGTACCTGA
- a CDS encoding glycoside hydrolase family 13 protein has protein sequence MENPWWHRAVVYQIYPRSFADADGDGMGDLRGIIDHLDHIAGLGADVIWLSPIYRSPQDDNGYDISDYRDVDPAFGTLADFDELLAGVHERGMKLVMDLVVNHSSDEHPWFAESRSGTDSAKRDWYWWRPARDGMEPGTPGAEPNNWGSVFGGSAWEYDPGTREYYLHLFSRKQPDLNWENPEVREAVYAMMNWWLDRGVDGFRMDVINFISKDPALPDGAVRAGSPYGDGGPHFIDGPRTHEFLHEMHERVFAGRDKMLTVGEMPGVTVAEAVRYTDPARGEVDMVFAFEHVDVDRGPDPWTLYPLQLTKLKGIFARWQAGLAEVGWNSLYWNNHDQPRVVSRFGDDSPQWRERSAKMLGAVLHLHRGTPYVYQGEELGMTNAPFASIADFRDIEALGHYAQAVEHEGRSPEDVLTVLRARGRDNARTPMQWDASPHAGFTTGTPWLAVNPNHTEINADAAAKDPDSVYHFYRRLIELRHDDPVVVYGDFTMLLPDDERLYAFTRRHGDAELLVIGNFSGEPARAEIDDAGAWSSAELVLTNAPAPAGLELEPWQVVVYRRTLTR, from the coding sequence ATGGAGAACCCCTGGTGGCATCGGGCCGTCGTCTATCAGATCTATCCGCGCAGCTTCGCCGACGCCGACGGGGACGGCATGGGCGACCTGCGGGGCATCATCGACCACCTCGACCACATCGCGGGCCTCGGCGCGGACGTGATCTGGCTGTCGCCGATCTACCGGTCCCCGCAGGACGACAACGGCTACGACATCAGCGACTACCGGGACGTCGACCCGGCCTTCGGCACGCTCGCCGACTTCGACGAGCTGCTCGCCGGCGTCCACGAGCGGGGCATGAAGCTCGTGATGGACCTGGTCGTGAACCACTCCTCCGACGAGCACCCCTGGTTCGCCGAGAGCCGGTCCGGCACGGACAGCGCGAAGCGCGACTGGTACTGGTGGCGGCCGGCCCGCGACGGCATGGAGCCGGGCACCCCGGGCGCGGAGCCGAACAACTGGGGCTCGGTCTTCGGCGGGTCCGCGTGGGAGTACGACCCCGGCACGCGCGAGTACTACCTGCACCTGTTCAGCCGCAAGCAGCCCGACCTGAACTGGGAGAACCCCGAGGTCCGTGAGGCCGTGTACGCGATGATGAACTGGTGGCTCGACCGGGGCGTGGACGGCTTCCGGATGGACGTCATCAACTTCATCTCCAAGGACCCGGCGTTGCCCGACGGCGCGGTACGGGCCGGCTCTCCGTACGGTGACGGCGGCCCGCACTTCATCGACGGGCCGCGTACGCACGAGTTCCTGCACGAGATGCACGAGCGCGTCTTCGCCGGGCGGGACAAGATGCTGACCGTCGGCGAGATGCCCGGCGTCACGGTGGCGGAGGCCGTCCGCTACACCGATCCGGCGCGGGGCGAGGTCGACATGGTCTTCGCGTTCGAGCACGTCGACGTCGACCGCGGCCCCGATCCGTGGACGCTCTACCCGCTGCAGCTCACCAAGCTCAAGGGGATCTTCGCGCGCTGGCAGGCGGGTCTGGCGGAGGTCGGCTGGAACAGCCTCTACTGGAACAACCACGACCAGCCGCGGGTGGTCTCCCGCTTCGGCGACGACTCGCCGCAGTGGCGGGAGCGCTCGGCCAAGATGCTCGGCGCCGTGCTGCACCTGCACCGCGGGACGCCGTACGTCTATCAGGGCGAGGAGCTGGGCATGACCAACGCCCCGTTCGCGTCCATCGCCGACTTCCGTGACATCGAGGCGCTCGGGCACTACGCCCAGGCCGTCGAGCACGAGGGGCGCTCGCCCGAGGACGTGCTGACCGTGCTGCGCGCCCGGGGGCGGGACAACGCGCGTACGCCGATGCAGTGGGACGCCTCGCCGCACGCGGGCTTCACCACCGGCACGCCCTGGCTGGCGGTGAACCCCAACCACACGGAGATCAACGCCGACGCGGCGGCGAAGGACCCGGACAGCGTGTACCACTTCTACCGCCGGCTGATCGAGCTGCGGCACGACGACCCGGTCGTGGTGTACGGCGACTTCACCATGCTGCTGCCCGACGACGAGCGCCTCTACGCCTTCACCCGCCGCCACGGCGACGCCGAGCTGCTGGTGATCGGGAACTTCTCCGGTGAGCCGGCGCGGGCGGAGATCGACGACGCCGGGGCGTGGTCGTCGGCGGAACTGGTGCTGACGAACGCCCCGGCGCCGGCCGGTCTCGAGCTGGAGCCGTGGCAGGTGGTGGTCTACCGCCGCACGCTCACGCGGTGA
- a CDS encoding TspO/MBR family protein codes for MSSHVAYRHSPSHRSWWGLVPFGLAVAAAALIGGLGVAGTAGEYQSLDRPSWAPPSWLFGPVWTILYAMIAVAGWLVWRRAGWTTALTVYAVQLVLNAVWTPIFFGFGRYGLALLDIAVLWVLIGATVLLFRPVSRAAAWLLVPYWAWVTYAMALNAAIWHAN; via the coding sequence ATGAGCAGCCACGTCGCGTACCGGCACAGTCCCTCGCACCGCTCCTGGTGGGGGCTCGTCCCGTTCGGGCTCGCGGTCGCCGCGGCGGCGCTGATCGGCGGCCTCGGCGTGGCCGGCACGGCCGGCGAGTACCAGAGCCTCGACCGCCCGTCGTGGGCGCCGCCGTCGTGGCTGTTCGGCCCGGTGTGGACCATCCTGTACGCGATGATCGCGGTGGCCGGCTGGCTGGTCTGGCGCCGGGCCGGCTGGACCACGGCGCTCACCGTCTACGCGGTCCAGCTCGTGCTCAACGCGGTCTGGACGCCCATCTTCTTCGGCTTCGGCCGGTACGGACTCGCGCTGCTGGACATCGCGGTGCTGTGGGTGCTGATCGGGGCCACCGTGCTGCTGTTCCGCCCGGTGTCGCGCGCCGCCGCGTGGCTGCTGGTGCCGTACTGGGCGTGGGTCACCTACGCGATGGCGCTCAACGCGGCGATCTGGCACGCCAACTGA
- a CDS encoding glycosyltransferase family 4 protein, whose product MKVALLGPVAWRTPPVHYGPWELITSLLAEGLTARGVDVTLFATLDSVTKATLDGVVARGYEEDPEIDGRVWEALHVAYALERSGEFDLVHNHLDWLPLAFSGHCRAPMLTTVHGFSGATILPAYRRARSAFVSISDADRCPDLDYVATVYHGVDVEDLPFSAAGGEDLVCFGRIHPDKGTHAAIEIARRAGRRLTLCGIVQDEAYFRERVEPHIDGDRVTYLGSVGPGDRARVLGGSAALLHPIRFAEPFGLSVVESMICGTPVVAYRKGSMPEVVDEGVTGRLVDGVEQAVAAVEGIGRLDRAACRARARSRFGADRMVEDYLGIYRELLG is encoded by the coding sequence ATGAAGGTGGCGCTGCTCGGACCGGTCGCTTGGCGTACGCCGCCCGTCCACTACGGCCCGTGGGAGCTGATCACCAGCCTGCTCGCCGAGGGGCTGACCGCGCGGGGCGTGGACGTGACGCTGTTCGCCACGCTCGACTCGGTCACCAAGGCCACCCTGGACGGCGTCGTCGCCCGCGGCTACGAGGAGGACCCGGAGATCGACGGCCGGGTGTGGGAGGCGCTGCACGTCGCGTACGCGCTGGAGCGCTCCGGGGAGTTCGACCTCGTCCACAACCACCTCGACTGGCTCCCGCTCGCGTTCTCGGGCCACTGCCGGGCACCCATGCTGACCACGGTGCACGGGTTCTCGGGGGCGACCATCCTGCCGGCGTACCGGCGGGCCCGCTCGGCGTTCGTGTCGATCTCGGACGCCGACCGGTGCCCGGACCTGGACTACGTCGCGACCGTCTACCACGGCGTGGACGTCGAGGACCTGCCGTTCTCCGCCGCCGGCGGCGAGGACCTGGTCTGCTTCGGGCGCATCCACCCGGACAAGGGCACGCACGCGGCGATCGAGATCGCCCGGCGGGCCGGCCGGCGGCTGACCCTGTGCGGGATCGTGCAGGACGAGGCGTACTTCCGCGAGCGGGTCGAGCCGCACATCGACGGGGACCGCGTCACCTATCTCGGCTCCGTCGGGCCCGGGGATCGCGCGCGCGTCCTGGGCGGCAGCGCGGCGCTGCTGCACCCGATCCGGTTCGCGGAGCCGTTCGGGCTGTCGGTCGTGGAGTCGATGATCTGCGGGACGCCCGTGGTCGCGTACCGGAAGGGCTCGATGCCGGAGGTGGTCGACGAGGGCGTCACCGGCCGCCTCGTCGACGGCGTCGAGCAGGCCGTGGCCGCGGTCGAGGGGATCGGCCGGCTCGACCGGGCGGCGTGCCGGGCCCGGGCCCGCAGCCGCTTCGGCGCGGACCGCATGGTCGAGGACTACCTGGGGATTTACCGCGAACTGCTCGGCTGA
- a CDS encoding glycosyltransferase yields MPATYGFLSTYPPTQCGLATFNAALAAHLTGGAPGSGVVRLLSADAAGGGLEVDHTAPRVVHTWHTDAPGGWTAAATALNRFDVAIVQHEYGIYPGVDGDEVLPLLRALKVPTIVVLHTVLSTPSPTQRSVLERIAATADAVVTMTDTARKRLTSGYRVDPRKVTVIPHGAGSHSSAPRETGDVPHLLTWGLLGPGKGIEWALRALAELEDLDPLPAYTVAGRTHPKVLEQHGDVYRESLQKLAAELGIENQVRWEDVYLDQAALSRLIRSADVVVLPYDSTEQVTSGVLIEAVGAGVPVVATEFPHAVELLADGPGLLVPHQDPQAMATAIRHLLQRPRTATRLAGLTGGPTLRWPAVASRYHNLAQRLVAGRTPVATSVPA; encoded by the coding sequence ATGCCTGCCACGTACGGCTTTCTCAGCACCTATCCCCCGACCCAATGCGGTTTGGCCACTTTCAATGCGGCCCTCGCCGCGCACCTCACCGGGGGCGCACCCGGCAGCGGGGTGGTCCGGCTGCTCTCCGCGGACGCGGCCGGCGGCGGCCTGGAGGTCGACCACACGGCGCCGCGGGTGGTGCACACGTGGCACACCGACGCGCCCGGCGGCTGGACCGCCGCCGCCACCGCGCTCAACCGCTTCGACGTCGCGATCGTCCAGCACGAGTACGGCATCTACCCCGGCGTCGACGGCGACGAGGTGCTGCCGCTGCTGCGCGCGCTGAAGGTGCCGACCATCGTGGTGCTGCACACCGTGCTCAGCACGCCGTCGCCGACCCAGCGCTCGGTGCTGGAACGCATCGCCGCCACGGCCGACGCGGTGGTCACCATGACCGATACCGCCCGCAAGCGGCTGACCTCCGGCTACCGGGTCGACCCCCGCAAGGTGACCGTCATCCCGCACGGGGCGGGCAGCCACTCCAGCGCGCCGCGCGAGACCGGGGACGTGCCGCACCTGCTGACCTGGGGGCTGCTGGGCCCCGGCAAGGGCATCGAGTGGGCGCTGCGGGCGCTGGCCGAGCTCGAGGACCTGGACCCGCTGCCCGCGTACACGGTGGCCGGCCGGACCCATCCCAAGGTGCTCGAGCAGCACGGCGACGTCTACCGGGAATCCCTGCAGAAGCTGGCCGCCGAGCTCGGCATCGAGAACCAGGTCCGGTGGGAGGACGTCTACCTCGACCAGGCCGCGCTGAGCCGGCTGATCCGCTCGGCCGACGTGGTGGTGCTGCCGTACGACTCCACCGAGCAGGTCACCTCGGGCGTGCTCATCGAGGCGGTCGGCGCCGGCGTGCCCGTGGTCGCCACCGAGTTCCCGCACGCCGTCGAGCTGCTGGCCGACGGGCCCGGCCTGCTCGTGCCCCACCAGGACCCGCAGGCCATGGCCACGGCGATCCGGCACCTGCTGCAACGGCCCCGCACGGCCACCCGGCTCGCCGGGCTCACCGGCGGACCCACGCTGCGCTGGCCGGCGGTGGCCTCCCGCTACCACAACCTCGCGCAGCGGCTCGTCGCCGGCCGTACGCCCGTAGCCACCTCCGTCCCGGCGTGA